DNA from Homo sapiens chromosome 1, GRCh38.p14 Primary Assembly:
GATTGGAGGGGAATTCTTCCTGCTGGGTCTCATGGCCTATGACCGCTATGTGGCTGTGTGCAACCCTCTACGGTACCCTCTCCTCATGAACCGCAGGGTTTGCTTATTCATGGTGGTCGGCTCCTGGGTTGGTGGTTCCTTGGATGGGTTCATGCTGACTCCTGTCACTATGAGTTTCCCCTTCTGTAGATCCCGAGAGATCAATCACTTTTTCTGTGAGATCCCAGCCGTGCTGAAGTTGTCTTGCACAGACACGTCACTCTATGAGACCCTGATGTATGCCTGCTGCGTGCTGATGCTGCTTATCCCTCTATCTGTCATCTCTGTCTCCTACACGCACATCCTCCTGACTGTCCACAGGATGAACTCTGCTGAGGGCCGGCGCAAAGCCTTTGCTACGTGTTCCTCCCACATTATGGTGGTGAGCGTTTTCTACGGGGCAGCCTTCTACACCAACGTGCTGCCCCACTCCTACCACACTCCAGAGAAAGATAAAGTGGTGTCTGCCTTCTACACCATCCTCACCCCCATGCTCAACCCACTCATCTACAGCTTGAGGAATAAAGATGTGGCTGCAGCTCTGAGGAAAGTACTAGGGAGATGTGGTTCCTCCCAGAGCATCAGGGTGGCGACTGTGATCAGGAAGGGCTAGCAGGGACTCCCACAGCATCAGAGTGGTGACTGTGATCGGGAAGGATTAGCGGGGACTCCCAGAGCATCAGGGGTGGTGACTGATCAGGAAGGACTAGCAAGGACTAGCGCAAACATCTGCGGTGCTGCGGCCAATAACGCAGCTATTACAGAAAATATGGTATTGGTTCTGAAGAATGTTCAGTGTCACTTTCAGCAATTcaaaattaacaggcaaaatCATCCTGTTGCAAGGATTACTTAGGAACAGTAGCGAAGTTGGTGAGCATCTCCGCATTAGTCAACTTTGTTCAACTGGATTCACAAACATTTCCAGAGGGCATTCTCAGTCAAGTAGCCCTACAAACCATTCATGGCACGCCAAGCAGCTCTTGGAAGTGCCCATGTTAACATGTGACCATGAGTCCTTCCTGTCTGTATTGCTAACGTGTGATCATGAGTCCTGCCTGCCTGTATTGCTGACGTGTGATCATGAGTCCTGCCTGTCTGTATTGCTAACGTGTGATGAGTCCTTCTGTGTCTGTATTGCTAACGTGTGATCGTGAGTCCTTCCTGTCTATATTGCTAATGTGTGACCATGAGTCCTGCCTGTCTGTATTGCTAACGTGTGACCATGAGTCCTGCCTGTCTGTATTGCTAACGTGTGATCATGGGTCCTGCCTGTCTGTATTGCTAACGTGTGATCATGGGTCCTGCCTGTCTGTATTGCTAACACGTGATTGAGTCCTGCCTGTCTCTATTGTTAACCTGTGATCATGAgtcctgcctgtctgtctgtatTGCTGACCAACTTTTGAATGGAAATTGGAAGGAGCATTTGCCACCTCCTTGATGACTTAATTTCAAACATTCaatacaagtaaaatattttctagtgcTAAATGTGTAgcaattttattagaaaacatttagGAAGGTGATACTATTTTTGGTTCCATGTTCTTAGTTACATTTTATGAATGTTATCACTTACCTCTGAAATTAAATACTTGCCCTGCCTTTATTCACATGGAGTCCAATATATTCCTGGAAATATTGATTCATTGATTGAAAATTGACTCTGCCATTAAGATTGTTACATGGCCAAAAACCTACAAAACTGCCATTTATGCTCAAATTGTTAATAGATAAATGTAGAATGAATAAACCAAGACATTTTATTAGCTAACTTAGTTCCCGTGGAATAAGTTGCTCAATTTTCTTATTCTCAACATCTTCATTGATATGCTGAAGACAAGTATTTTTGTAATTAGTTGGAGTTAGGTGTGGTGCTTTGATAGATGTGTAACTTTGGTGGAATACTAACTAAGCAAAGACTACACTGACCCCACCATTCATGTAACTTTAGTTTCTCCTGTGTGTAAGGTCCTGAAATATGAGACATAAAAAATATTGACGGACctggtgtttattttctttgttgataCGAGGCTTAGAAAACATTGGACAGAGCGGTTACATAGTTGACAAAGACTAAGCAAAGGTTACTCAGCCTTATGTTGTTCTAGTGTCAACACAGATAGAAGGAAAAATGTTTCCTCCATTGTTGCTGACGTAGATAaagaatattcccttcaatatgCTAACCCCTAGGTGGCTTTTCATTCAGAAGGTTCCTAATAATTTGATCTTTACCCTGAAATCAAACACATGGAAAAGAGATGGAAGAATGTCCTGGAGGGATTAAGTGAAGAAACAGACCAGGATTCATTTATGAAATATCCTCGGTGTTATTTCAATTCAGCTCcattcacattttattcttttgtgtctctGCACTAATGCCCTCCATattctccattctcctgccttagctagCACCTTCTCGATCTTCCCTCTACAAAACTCCTTCAGTTCACATTGCATTTGTGCTCTATCCTGGGATAtgtgttttctttcccatttcctcAGTTGCTATGTATTAAAAATTAGGACTTTTATTCTTATGTTTCCAAGATTAATTCTTTGCATATTTAACTAGAATATTTAACTCTAACATTGACAGACATTTCAAGAGTATACCTGAAGCAATAAGCGAAATGCATTTTGACAAGTTTCTAGGGATATCATGGACATTAGTGATCGGGGCATGGAAGGAGGTGACTTATTCAATGTTTGAGTCTATTTAACAAATTTCATGGTGGTTACATCAACGTGTTCTTTTCCTGGTGATTTATCAATCTTTCCACTGTTGATGTGTGTGCTTTTCTGTTAGGCTCTACTTtaatacaacttaaaaaaaaattttaatctcattttacacATGGTGTGTATCCACTCCCTTCACACATAAAACTAGTCCCACTGTAAAAGGGAGTGACCAAGGATTTTTCCCCAGTCATCTCACCAAATTCTTACATAAGGTAATTTGTGGTCACCAGATTTgcttctttattaaaataatatataaattttaatattgagTAATACACATCATATTTAAGTTACTAAATTATCAGTTGTATACCTGAAACATGGCATGCACTAATCCAGgtaatgaggaaaaaatagaagACTGTCCCTAGTTTTGAAAACATTTAACTACATTACCTGATTTTGATTCTGATCTTCACAAATTCTTATAAAGTATTTAGAGAAAGAATTAGCCCCATGGGAGATGAAGAAGCTGATGTTCACAGCAAATTATTGCCCCATTCCAGCAAGAGGCAGATGGGGCTTCAGAACCACGTCTTCTAACCTCTGGTCTGGTGTTTTGTGCCAAGCCATGATACTGATAAACAATTTACAAATGAgagaagtggctgggcatggtggctcatgcctgtaatctcagcactttgggaggccgaggcagttggatcacttgaggccaggagttcgagaccagcctggccaacatggcgaaaccctgtctctactaaaaatacaaaaaattaactgggcgtggtggcacatgcctgtaatcccagctacttggtaggtgaggcaggagaatcgcttgaactcagagtggaggttacagtgagtcaagattgtgccactgcactccagccttggcaacagagcaagactgtctcaaaaacaaaacaaaggggaGAAGCACATGGCACAATGTGTATCTGCCAGCTTGTTAACCCTAATAATGACCTGGGGACAAAGGTCCCTTCAGAGCAACATGCTGATAAAAGCCATGTTCATTTGCTGTTGGATGCTAGTTAGGCTGGTCTAGCCAAGGACCTGATGACCCACATTGAGGGGTAATCAGATTCCCTGTGGGGTCTTTCTGCAGGTAAGGGATATGGATATAAAATTAACTTGCTTCTACAGACTTGTTTTATACAATAAACATCTATATGCAATATAAAATTGTAATAGAAGAAAGCATAAAGTCTACTTATTAAATACCTTATTAACTGCTTTATTCAATGCTCAGGAAGATATCAGGCAAAAAGGAATGATCAGAGAAACTGAAGATAATTAGATAATTATTTAgcgtaaagaaaacaaaatgcagacctctgtatccacaaaaattaaaaatctgaaaaagtgaCAGAACATCCCTGTCAAGTTGGACAACTGACTTTAAATGAAGTGAAGTTCTGCTAAAGAATTCTGACAATTCTGTGAAAACAAAATGACTGAAATGTCAGGTCCTGACTCTACAAAGAAGTTCCATACATAAAGCAATTGTATTCATAGACAACTTTATGGCATCGATAGGTTATTTAGTTAAAACAACAGGCTGATTcacacacaaatgataaaaacCAGATGCATTTTTAAGCTTCTTTTTCAGCTGTGATTGTACTGAGGATGGATTTCTTAAACCTGGGTGACTCCCGTGACCATGTCACACACTTAGCAGCATTTCACTGTGTGCTTCCTTCTAAATCCCAGGTAATAAAGGCCAGGAAAATACTTGGTTTGTTTTGACTACATTCCTTTGGTTTATACAACtagcaaagaatataaaatggtaaatacCTGTAGCTTGAACTCTGGTTGTTTCACATTGTATTTTTTATGAGCACTTTAAGCttatttggttttattaaatCATCACATACCTAAAAACAAGA
Protein-coding regions in this window:
- the OR2T2 gene encoding olfactory receptor 2T2, which translates into the protein MGMEGLLQNSTNFVLTGLITHPAFPGLLFAIVFSIFVVAITANLVMILLIHMDSRLHTPMYFLLSQLSIMDTIYICITVPKMLQDLLSKDKTISFLGCAVQIFLYLTLIGGEFFLLGLMAYDRYVAVCNPLRYPLLMNRRVCLFMVVGSWVGGSLDGFMLTPVTMSFPFCRSREINHFFCEIPAVLKLSCTDTSLYETLMYACCVLMLLIPLSVISVSYTHILLTVHRMNSAEGRRKAFATCSSHIMVVSVFYGAAFYTNVLPHSYHTPEKDKVVSAFYTILTPMLNPLIYSLRNKDVAAALRKVLGRCGSSQSIRVATVIRKG